In Fragaria vesca subsp. vesca linkage group LG1, FraVesHawaii_1.0, whole genome shotgun sequence, the sequence AATACAAATCAAAGCAGTCACATGCATGAAACAAACCATTTCAGCACTTGAGGTATAGTCAAAATCCAACTCAGAAGGTGGCTAAATTTATTGTACCTCAGGTGCAACATAGTTAGGGGTCCCACAAGTCGTGCGAAGGAGGCTGACTCCCTGTGTGCAAACAACATACATTGATTATTAATATGCCAACAATCCCATACTATATCTCTCAACTGTAAAAATGTCAGAAAAAAAAAGAGAGAGATGAGACCAGAATCTTACGGGTTCAGGCAATGCACTCAGTCCAAAATCTGAAATTCTTAAATTTCCGATGGAATCAAGCAAAAGATTTTCCGGCTGCACAAAAAACAATGACATGAATTTCACAAGACAGCAAGAAACAATCACAAATATTTGGTAGATGCATTAAAAGGAAGACCTTTAAATCTCTATGATACACTCCTTTGCTGTGGCAATAATCCACTCCATCAATAAGCTGTTGGAAGAATCTCCTGGCTTCACCTTCGCTAAGACGTCCGTGATGAACCTGAATAATCAACAATTTTTTCTCAGTGTTAACATCGTATCACCACTTTCTTAAACAGTCCATTGCCATCTTAAGCACAGGCATTTGAAGTCAGAGACTACTCACAATTTTATCAAACAATTCACCACCAGTAATGAACTCCAATATTATATAAATCTTGGTCCGACTCGCCAGAACCTACACCACACAACATCATCATAGAGTCAGTTAGCTACCTACATTTCTCAACATTATGCGTACAACTACTTAAAAGTCGGGAGTAGATATATCACATGCCTCGTGCAAACGAACTACATAGGGATGCCTCACAAGCTTCATTATAGATATCTCCCTCTTGATCTGCATCATAAACATCAACATTTCAAGCTCAACTCCCTAATCCAAAACCAACTCAATCAAAAATGGTCAATATTTCCTCTCCAATCAATTCAAAATTAAACATAGCAAACAAGTGAATTGACTCCCAAGTTACAACAACCTAAATTCGAAACTCACAAACTTTAGAATCATTTTTCAAAAACAAACACAAATATTCAAACTGGGTCAAGCTCAAGTTCCTAAACCAAAACAACCCAACTAAAATAAAAGTTGCAAGCTTTGGAAATTTCTACTCGATCCAAAACCAACATAGATGATCAACAACCCAACTAAGAAAGTTGCAAGCTTTAGAATCATTTTCTAACTGGGTCAAGCTCAACTCCCTCACCAATACAACCCAACAGAAAAAGTTGCAAACTTTACTCAATTCAAAACCAAAAGGCTGCACTAATTGGGTTTACCTGGTCGACCATCTTGTGCTTGATGATGGAGCTCCGATCGATGATCTTCATGGCCACACTCTCACCGGTCTCAGTGTTCTGAGCAAACTTCACCTTCGCAAAGGTCCCTTCACCGATCGTCCTCCCAATTTCATACTTGCCAACTTTCCTAACCACCATTTTTTTTCGTCTCTCAAAATCTCAGCTTTGGGGGCATTTCTCTCTTTAAAGACTTCAACTTTCAACTTCAGCTTAAAGAGAGTGTATTGAGTTGGGTTTCTTATCTGATTTAGACAGCAATAAAGAGCACCAGAGTCCGAATTTTCAAATAAAGCTTACATTCTTTTCATTGTTTGATTTTGGAGCTTTACCCTTAGCTTTACTCTTTAGTGGTTGATTGGGTATAAGCCTAATGTTGAGGTGTAGTTGGTCAAGTTGAAGTGGTACCTTGTTGGCTGTTGCTTTGGACAACTTTCCTATTCGTTTGCTTTTCGGATTTTTCCACGCCTTCATAAATTCATTCTCAAGAAACCGGCCCTTTTTTTGTTTTTTCTTCTTTTCTATGAGCAAGATCCCCAATCATTTGAACAACATTAGTAAACTGTCAAATTGTAAGTTTATAATTTTTATCTCTTTGTCTTAAAACTGATTTAGCTAGTTCAGTCTAAGTTTCGTTTGACCATTCGCATCATCTCGGATTAGTTTGGTGGCTTTGTTGAATCATATCGATCTACTTCACTTATTATGAATGATTATGAATGAATAAATAATAATATTTTTTAAAATATTATTTTAATCTCTGAAATAGGTAAATACTAAATAGCAAATAATAATACATTTTTAAATACTATTTTAGTCTCTGAAATAGGTAAATAGCTATTTTGCACATAACTAGATTGTGTTCCTAGCTATGCAGTTAGGATTTTCATGAAAGTTAAGCTTGATGTTATTCTGTCCTCACTGGCTTCAGAATGAGGTACATGTTGACTTGTAGGTCAATGCAAGCCAAATGGCCTGAAAAGGAGGTAACAGTAAGGTGAAGATTACTCGAAAGGGCTTCATCAAAAGTTTTAGTTTCAGTAGACCATTTGACTCAAAAGGGATTATTAGTAATAAGGTGAAGATTGTTATAGACTTATGGTTGTGTGGCTTAGTGCGACCATACGAAAGAAAAATATGATGTTGTGTAGTTCCTCTTGGCAATTACTCTTACATATCAAAAATCGTAATCAGACACCATAAACCTTATATGGTGTGTGCTTATGCAAGTGGTTGGAAGATTGCTCTCCCCTCCTTTCTCTGCAACATTATATGGTACAAGATCTCAATCAAGAACTAGCGTTTTACCAAATTTATAAGAACTGAATCTTTGCTTTGCTGTAATCCCATAGTTTTTAGTACATTCAGTATGTAAGATAATTATGTATTGGTCACTCAGCACTGGTGTAAACTACACATCCATCTTTTCAGTTTCTTTTGCATTTTTGATCCAGTTGATGCAACCTATAACTGTTTGATTCTTGAGAGTTTCAGAATCAGCAGCAGAAATGACTGCAAAGCTGTACAACTGCTAGTACTCTAGCTAACCAAAATAAGAAAGCTAACAGGTTAAAATGTGACAGTTCAACCTCAACACAACGGAATCGAGTGATGATTACAGAAACAGATTTTAGTGACACTGACTACACAAAGTGAAAAACCAGAGGTTTGAAGTACATTTGCAATCGACAAATGACTCGGCTAGTAGCTCTCTCATCCATTCGGTTCATATCTTTTTGCTTGCTGAAACTTCAGAGCTAACCGGAAATGGAGAGTAGAATTTTTCTTGATAAAGCACAATCTTATTATTGATAAAGCACACACAGAAACACAAATCAAAGCAGAAAAAAAGTTCGGCAATCGGTTCTAAAATGATGTAGCAAAACTAGCATCATCATCGGAATTTTCCAGCCATTAATCTTCATCAGTGCATTCATTCAACAAAACAAGGCTCTCCATGTGAGTATCTACAAAATATGAGTCGTTTTTATAAGTAGATTTATCAGAATCTCTTACATACCCACCGAAATGAAGATCTCTACTCTCTTGGGTATAGGGTTCATATGAGAACAGTTCATCCCAACGTTTGATCAATAGAAGTTCTCCGTTGTTTCTGAAAGTGATCACCCTACTCACTCCTTGTTTGCCAACATCAATATCGAATAGCTTAGTCCATGATTCTACCACGCCATACTCTTTCATGATCCACACGGAGCCTGAGTAGTATGAATCTAAACAGACCTCATTATCCGGGACCAGAGATAGTGAACCATTCATCAAAACCACTGTCATATTCAAGTGAGGCTTCGAAGCTAAACAGCTAGGAAGTGCAATTTCATAAAAGACCTCATTGACCATATCGAAGGCCATGATCACATTGCACGAAGAACCCTGTCCTGGTGGAGTATGTGCAACCCAGTGGAATGCACCTGACATAAAGGCCTGTGGTGAAGACTTACTTTGCACCAGAATATACATAGGACTGGGGGCGGCAACTTCTCTCCATGAGTTAGTACTGAGGGTGAAAATCTCGACTAGAGGTGGAACAACATAATGGTTTTCTTCCTTGGAATAGAAAAGTCTTACCAGCTTGAGGTCCTTGGTAATGTGGTCACAGCCAAAACCAAGAATCTGTTTAACAGGAAACCACGATGGAAAGCCTGTTTGAAAGGAGGTCTTCACTGTTTTGTTCAAAGAAGGGTTCCAGAAAAAACACTCCGACCTTGCGACCATGCAGACTATCCCATTCATGGAGCCCACAATCCGGAAGTACTCCGACGAGAATTTGTGTGCCGGCTTGAGTTTCAAGGTGGGATTGTGGGGGAAGGATTCATCATCTTTGTGCAAAGCAAAGCACTCTTCATCATTGGTAGTGACATAAGTTCGAAAACCATGGTCGTCTTCATCACAATACTCGTAAGAGGAGTAATGTCGAAACAAAATAAACTGGTCCAGCAGGTTGCTCCTTTCACCCTGGCTAGCTTTATGATGAGCATGATTGAGGTGGTTAGTGATGAATGCAGGGCTAGAAATGAGAGAATGCCATGTTTTCGAAACACACCTGAATCTCAACAGTGACTTCACCGGTACTCTGACCAGTATCTCTGTCAAACATTCATTCGGGAGATAATCAGACATCCTGCACTTTTGATGTAGAACCTAGAAGCTAAACTGAACTTTTAAAGAAGATAGAAGCTTAACAGAAACTAGTGTGCACAGCACACCACGATAAGTAAACCAAAACCGTCCACATCTACTTTGAAGTTTCTCACACAATTTAGTATAATACTAATGATGATGACAATGATCATAGTCAGCATGAAAGCCACTAATTTGGACTTATTCCTTAATCTAAAAGCTAGAGTTTATGCCCGTCTATTTTGGTAAATTGCACAGAAATTTTGCAATGGCGTGTGTAAACACTGTTACAATTAACAAGCAATTATTGAGCTGAGAGTTGTCTAAATATTGGACACTTGGTTTATTAGGATTTATTGGCCTAAAGAATTCTGGCCTTGTTACCTGTCTCACTTTCAAGAAATGTGACAACACTAGTGGTCAAATTTTCTTACCGGAAATTCCAATGTCGTAACAGAACAAGAAAGAAGTCGACCACAATCAGCTGCAGATTGTCTCCCACACCCATATTCTGCTGCCAGAAATACCAAAGAGAAGAACTCTGTTCTGCATCCCAGAACTAGCCAATACCCAGCAAATATACCCTAAACCAGTACTCCAAAGAACTCTGCTTCTTCACCTTACCCAGTACCCAAATCATACCAAACTCTAGCTTCAAAATTAAGCACAAGTTCATACCCATATCCAATTCTGTTCCCCATACCCATACCAAAGTGTTGCGACAATTTGCTTTTGCTGTAGTTTCCATACCAACTCACTTTTGAAATTTCATCGAATTCTGAGATTTCAGATCGGTTGGGAAGCCATTATCGATCT encodes:
- the LOC101299817 gene encoding F-box/kelch-repeat protein At3g06240-like yields the protein MSDYLPNECLTEILVRVPVKSLLRFSQGERSNLLDQFILFRHYSSYEYCDEDDHGFRTYVTTNDEECFALHKDDESFPHNPTLKLKPAHKFSSEYFRIVGSMNGIVCMVARSECFFWNPSLNKTVKTSFQTGFPSWFPVKQILGFGCDHITKDLKLVRLFYSKEENHYVVPPLVEIFTLSTNSWREVAAPSPMYILVQSKSSPQAFMSGAFHWVAHTPPGQGSSCNVIMAFDMVNEVFYEIALPSCLASKPHLNMTVVLMNGSLSLVPDNEVCLDSYYSGSVWIMKEYGVVESWTKLFDIDVGKQGVSRVITFRNNGELLLIKRWDELFSYEPYTQESRDLHFGGYVRDSDKSTYKNDSYFVDTHMESLVLLNECTDED